One genomic region from Peromyscus eremicus chromosome 20, PerEre_H2_v1, whole genome shotgun sequence encodes:
- the Eef1d gene encoding elongation factor 1-delta isoform X8, producing MATNFLVHEKIWFDKFKYDDAERKFYEQMNGPVTAGSRQENGASVILRDIARARENIQKSLAGSSGPGASSGPGGDHSELVVRIASLEVENQNLRGVVQDLQQAISKLEARLSTLEKNSPAHRATAPQTQHVSPMRQVEPPTKKAATPAEDDEDNDIDLFGSDEEEEDKEAARLREERLRQYAEKKAKKPSLVAKSSILLDVKPWDDETDMAQLEACVRSIQLDGLVWGGSKLVPVGYGIRKLQIQCVVEDDKVGTDLLEEEITKFEEHVQSVDIAAFNKI from the exons ATGGCTACAAACTTTCTAGTGCACGAGAAGATCTGGTTTGACAAGTTCAAATACGATGATGCGGAAAGGAAATTCTACGAGCAGATGAATGGGCCCGTGACTGCTGGCTCCCGCCAG GAGAATGGTGCCAGCGTGATCCTCCGTGAcattgcaagagccagagagaACATCCAGAAATCCCTGGCCGGA AGCTCAGGCCCTGGGGCCTCCAGTGGACCTGGTGGAGATCATAGTGAGCTCGTTGTACGGATTGCCAGTCTGGAAGTGGAGAACCAGAACCTTCGAGGCG TGGTACAAGATCTGCAGCAGGCCATTTCCAAGTTGGAGGCCCGGCTGAGCACTCTGGAGAAGAATTCACCTGCTCACCGAGCCACAGCCCCACAGACCCAA CATGTGTCTCCTATGCGTCAAGTGGAGCCTCCAACCAAGAAGGCAGCCACCCCAGCAGAGGACGATGAGGACAACGACATTGACCTGTTtggcagtgatgaggaggaagaagataagGAGGCCGCCCGACTGCGGGAGGAGAGGCTGCGGCAGTAcgcagagaagaaagccaagaagccCTCCCTGGTGGCCAAATCCTCCATCCTCTTAGACGTCAAGCCT tgggatgatgaaacagacaTGGCCCAGTTGGAGGCTTGTGTGCGTTCCATCCAGTTGGACGGGCTGGTCTGGGGGGGCTCCAAGCTCGTGCCTGTTGGCTATGGCATCCGGAAGTTGCAGATCCAGTGCGTGGTGGAAGATGACAAAGTGGGCACCGACCTGCTAGAAGAGGAGATCACCAAGTTTGAGGAGCAT GTGCAGAGTGTCGACATCGCGGCTTTCAACAAGATCTGA
- the Eef1d gene encoding elongation factor 1-delta isoform X7, whose product MATNFLVHEKIWFDKFKYDDAERKFYEQMNGPVTAGSRQENGASVILRDIARARENIQKSLAGLKVMLPNSPEALGQATPGTSSGPGASSGPGGDHSELVVRIASLEVENQNLRGVVQDLQQAISKLEARLSTLEKNSPAHRATAPQTQHVSPMRQVEPPTKKAATPAEDDEDNDIDLFGSDEEEEDKEAARLREERLRQYAEKKAKKPSLVAKSSILLDVKPWDDETDMAQLEACVRSIQLDGLVWGGSKLVPVGYGIRKLQIQCVVEDDKVGTDLLEEEITKFEEHVQSVDIAAFNKI is encoded by the exons ATGGCTACAAACTTTCTAGTGCACGAGAAGATCTGGTTTGACAAGTTCAAATACGATGATGCGGAAAGGAAATTCTACGAGCAGATGAATGGGCCCGTGACTGCTGGCTCCCGCCAG GAGAATGGTGCCAGCGTGATCCTCCGTGAcattgcaagagccagagagaACATCCAGAAATCCCTGGCCGGA CTCAAGGTGATGCTGCCCAACTCCCCTGAGGCCCTGGGCCAGGCCACCCCTGGGACT AGCTCAGGCCCTGGGGCCTCCAGTGGACCTGGTGGAGATCATAGTGAGCTCGTTGTACGGATTGCCAGTCTGGAAGTGGAGAACCAGAACCTTCGAGGCG TGGTACAAGATCTGCAGCAGGCCATTTCCAAGTTGGAGGCCCGGCTGAGCACTCTGGAGAAGAATTCACCTGCTCACCGAGCCACAGCCCCACAGACCCAA CATGTGTCTCCTATGCGTCAAGTGGAGCCTCCAACCAAGAAGGCAGCCACCCCAGCAGAGGACGATGAGGACAACGACATTGACCTGTTtggcagtgatgaggaggaagaagataagGAGGCCGCCCGACTGCGGGAGGAGAGGCTGCGGCAGTAcgcagagaagaaagccaagaagccCTCCCTGGTGGCCAAATCCTCCATCCTCTTAGACGTCAAGCCT tgggatgatgaaacagacaTGGCCCAGTTGGAGGCTTGTGTGCGTTCCATCCAGTTGGACGGGCTGGTCTGGGGGGGCTCCAAGCTCGTGCCTGTTGGCTATGGCATCCGGAAGTTGCAGATCCAGTGCGTGGTGGAAGATGACAAAGTGGGCACCGACCTGCTAGAAGAGGAGATCACCAAGTTTGAGGAGCAT GTGCAGAGTGTCGACATCGCGGCTTTCAACAAGATCTGA